The following is a genomic window from Methanophagales archaeon.
TTCCTATTCCACTGGTGTCATGACACTGCACATACACAAGAAGGGCATGAGGGTACTTGGAATAGCAGAGAGTTTCGTCATGGAGTACGAGAAGTCTGTACTTGCAGGCATAGTGATGCGTTCTGACTTCATCATAGATGGTGTAGCCTTCAGTGAGATAACAGTGGGTGGAATGGACGCAACAGAGGGTATTCTGCAGCTATTTCGTTCATTGCAGCGTGGCGATATAAACGCGATGATGCTCAATGGCTGTGTTATCAGCTGGTTCAACATAGTGAATTTAGAAGAGCTCTATGAGAAGCTGCAAATACCCCTTGTATGCGTGACTTACGAGGAATCCGAGGGACTGGAGGGGCATATAGAGCACCATTTCAAAGATAGAGAGCGCGATTTGAGGCTCGAGGCATACCGGAGATTGGGAAATCGCACAAAATTCACCTTAAGTAACAAGTATGAGGTTTTAATACGATTTTTGGGTATGGATACCGCAGAAGTCAAAGCCATACTCAACAAGTTTACCCTGCATGGTAGGGTGCCGGAACCTCTCAGGATAGCAAAGATGACGGCAAGAGCAACACTCAGATATTTATATCCCGCTTAACTCTGTCTTCAATTTGCAATTTGTATTATAAGAGCACTTCTATATCCAGCTGTTCGGATAATTCCTTGTATCTGTTTCTTATTGTAACCTCAGTAACACCGGTAACATCAGATACATCCTTTTGTGTTCGATGCTCGCCATTTAAGATCGCTGCGATATAAATAGCCGCTGCTGCAATGCCAATGGGTCCGCGTCCATTGGTCAGCTCCTTCTCCGAGGCTTTCTTTATTATCTCTATCGCTTTCGCTCTTATGTCACCGCCGAGACCGAGCATGGAACAGAACCTGGGTACGAAGTCAATAGGTGATGCAGGCGATATCTTAAGGTCCAGTTCCCTTAATAGGAACCTGTAAGCACGCGATATCTCCTTCTGCCCCACTCGAGATACTTCCCTCACCTCCTCGAGTGTTCGCGGCACTCCGTACTGCCGACAGGTGATATACAGTATTGCAGAGGTTATACCCTCGATGCTACGTCCACGGATTAGATGCTTCTTCATCGCTCTCCTGTATAGCATGGATGCCGCTTC
Proteins encoded in this region:
- a CDS encoding DUF99 family protein encodes the protein MTLHIHKKGMRVLGIAESFVMEYEKSVLAGIVMRSDFIIDGVAFSEITVGGMDATEGILQLFRSLQRGDINAMMLNGCVISWFNIVNLEELYEKLQIPLVCVTYEESEGLEGHIEHHFKDRERDLRLEAYRRLGNRTKFTLSNKYEVLIRFLGMDTAEVKAILNKFTLHGRVPEPLRIAKMTARATLRYLYPA
- a CDS encoding transcription initiation factor IIB; this translates as MVVPEREKGGGKDKKQEKREEVKECPECGSKCLVRDYGKAEIFCADCGLVIAENIVDLGPEWRAFDSEQMSKRARVGAPLTYRIHDKGLSTLTNWGSSAQGQYKLKKWQQRTHIANTTERSFIFALSEIERMSSALKLPVNIREAASMLYRRAMKKHLIRGRSIEGITSAILYITCRQYGVPRTLEEVREVSRVGQKEISRAYRFLLRELDLKISPASPIDFVPRFCSMLGLGGDIRAKAIEIIKKASEKELTNGRGPIGIAAAAIYIAAILNGEHRTQKDVSDVTGVTEVTIRNRYKELSEQLDIEVLL